One Roseimaritima multifibrata DNA window includes the following coding sequences:
- a CDS encoding class I SAM-dependent methyltransferase, producing the protein MVLEYAKAPTPAAIKRMRVELGNEATRWVGQFAQILPKLQDKLGDGFWLGTQRAAEQASDRWTAHYKAARFPSGRSIVDICSGVGGDAIALRQRGPVVAIDSDPVMAAVVAYNLQSAAVANTYHSAVVCVKAEDLPDCYQQSYVHLDPDRRADEKRHSDPQGYLPDLETMQRLVDRSLGTAIKLAPAAEVPDSWEEAAELEWISCRGSVRQQVAWFGDFPEPVACGGRRATRVYRDREPVTFFATAEEYAATSWEREYPVETVASADAWLIDLDPAVRAAGLTVAFAVAQNLQLVGGPAGFLTSAAPPPHPLAVGYEVLWRGSADMKAIKRAAVQQDVRLQEIKVRGSDLRPEKIRPKLADKKGQHRPEATLLIHKTSAGIQAAIGRRQT; encoded by the coding sequence GTGGTGTTGGAGTATGCGAAAGCGCCAACTCCGGCAGCCATCAAACGGATGCGCGTGGAGCTCGGCAACGAGGCGACTCGCTGGGTTGGCCAATTCGCTCAGATCTTGCCGAAACTGCAAGACAAACTGGGGGATGGCTTTTGGCTTGGCACCCAAAGGGCCGCCGAACAAGCATCCGATCGCTGGACCGCCCACTACAAAGCGGCTCGCTTCCCAAGCGGGCGATCGATCGTCGATATCTGCAGTGGAGTCGGCGGCGACGCGATCGCGCTCCGCCAGCGAGGTCCGGTTGTGGCCATCGATTCCGATCCGGTGATGGCGGCAGTGGTCGCCTACAACCTCCAGTCCGCGGCCGTCGCCAATACGTACCATTCTGCGGTCGTATGCGTAAAAGCAGAGGATCTGCCTGACTGCTACCAACAGTCTTACGTCCATCTAGACCCGGACCGCCGAGCGGATGAGAAACGTCATTCCGATCCGCAAGGCTACCTGCCCGATTTAGAAACCATGCAACGTTTGGTCGATCGCTCGCTGGGAACGGCCATCAAACTGGCGCCGGCAGCCGAAGTCCCTGACAGTTGGGAAGAGGCAGCGGAACTTGAGTGGATCAGTTGCCGTGGGAGTGTTCGCCAACAAGTCGCATGGTTCGGCGATTTCCCGGAACCGGTCGCTTGCGGCGGTCGACGAGCGACGCGTGTTTACCGCGATCGCGAACCGGTTACCTTCTTCGCCACTGCCGAAGAGTACGCCGCAACGTCCTGGGAACGTGAATACCCCGTCGAAACCGTCGCGTCTGCAGATGCTTGGTTGATCGACCTTGACCCTGCCGTCCGAGCGGCAGGTTTAACGGTTGCATTTGCAGTCGCCCAGAACCTGCAATTGGTTGGCGGACCGGCAGGATTTTTAACTTCCGCCGCCCCTCCGCCCCACCCTCTAGCGGTCGGGTACGAAGTCCTCTGGCGCGGATCAGCCGACATGAAGGCCATTAAGCGTGCAGCCGTCCAGCAAGACGTACGGTTACAAGAAATCAAGGTCCGCGGTTCGGACTTGCGGCCCGAAAAAATCCGCCCGAAACTAGCCGATAAAAAGGGACAACACCGTCCCGAAGCGACGCTACTGATCCACAAGACCTCCGCCGGAATTCAAGCCGCCATTGGCCGACGACAAACCTAA
- the gmd gene encoding GDP-mannose 4,6-dehydratase, giving the protein MSKSALITGITGQDGSYLAELLLDKGYKVHGLVRRSSTFSTERIEHIYCDPHEKSELRLHYGDLTDGQALTNLVLEIEPDEIYNLGAQSHVRVSFDQPVYTLQTVGVGALNVLEAARLLHARKPVRVYQASSSEMYGDVMETPQRETTPFNPQSPYACAKVYAFHQTINYRESYDMYACNGILFNHESERRGETFVTRKITRAATRIKMGLQKKLYLGNLDAKRDWGYAKDYVKAMWAILQQDKPDDYVIATGETQTVRAFLELVFGQLDLDWQQYVEIDPRYFRPAEVELLLGDPTKAKEKLGWTAETDLRELARIMVDHDLDLAKREAHAASFAGSDSSQKD; this is encoded by the coding sequence ATGAGCAAGTCGGCATTGATCACCGGGATCACCGGCCAGGATGGCAGTTATTTGGCCGAATTGCTTCTGGACAAGGGTTATAAGGTCCACGGACTAGTGCGCAGAAGCAGCACTTTTTCGACGGAACGGATCGAGCATATCTACTGTGACCCGCATGAAAAAAGCGAGTTGCGGTTGCACTATGGCGACCTAACCGACGGCCAGGCATTGACGAATCTGGTGCTTGAAATCGAACCGGACGAAATCTACAACCTGGGTGCCCAGAGCCACGTTCGGGTCTCGTTCGATCAACCGGTTTACACGCTGCAGACGGTGGGCGTTGGAGCCTTAAATGTTCTTGAAGCAGCGCGTCTGCTGCACGCTCGCAAGCCGGTCCGGGTTTACCAGGCTTCCAGCAGCGAAATGTATGGCGACGTCATGGAGACGCCGCAGCGCGAAACGACTCCGTTCAATCCGCAATCTCCGTATGCTTGTGCCAAGGTTTACGCGTTTCACCAAACGATAAACTACCGCGAAAGCTACGACATGTACGCCTGCAACGGGATTCTATTTAATCACGAATCCGAGCGTCGCGGCGAAACCTTTGTGACCCGCAAAATCACGCGAGCCGCCACCCGGATCAAGATGGGGCTACAGAAAAAACTGTACCTCGGAAACCTTGATGCCAAACGTGACTGGGGCTACGCCAAAGATTACGTGAAAGCGATGTGGGCGATCCTGCAGCAGGACAAACCCGACGACTACGTGATCGCGACAGGGGAAACCCAAACCGTCCGCGCGTTCTTGGAATTGGTTTTTGGACAGTTGGATCTGGACTGGCAACAGTACGTGGAAATCGACCCACGATACTTCCGCCCCGCCGAAGTGGAATTGCTTCTTGGCGACCCCACCAAGGCAAAAGAGAAGCTTGGCTGGACCGCGGAAACCGATCTTCGGGAACTAGCACGCATCATGGTCGACCACGACCTGGACCTCGCCAAACGCGAAGCCCACGCAGCAAGTTTCGCTGGCTCCGACAGCTCTCAGAAGGACTAG
- a CDS encoding sodium/solute symporter, giving the protein MIYEFSYTTVGIFFAFVLVTIGISFWMGRKANSSAGFFTAHGEIPWAVNGIAFAGDYLSAASFLGICGMIAAYGYDGFLYSIGYLAGWIVALFVIAEPMKRMGKFTFADALDARFNSPGIKLAAGISTLAVSVFYLIPQMVGAGTLIQPLMGLPYWAGVVMVGAVVIVIVITAGMVSTTWVQFLKGSLLVIFSLVLTVMVLQRGLNVSDGGTDGYALQQLGPFDAEALAGKEIDGRAILPDEDGWKEESLVRLQDADGGYTVYDKIAEEGKILLREAQSVSKRDGNTFIGGLPLGEGEGERVLHPVGHVTKLPDGQTETGPLGPIEFFKTLQDSEVVLWGNRVVRHADGTTTEVYFQKPTAGSRIMRPGEHPKFAGIRGEASDDSGKLVRDRINFLSLMLALFCGTASLPHILIRYYTVKDGAAARKSTIVGIASIGFFYVLTLYLGLGAMTSGALDVQSNNMAAPLLAQSLSQLLFAIISAIAFTTVLGTVSGLILASSGAVAHDLLGGYLGWKMTDHQQVRIAKMAAVVVGAIAIVLGILFQKMNVSYLVGWAFSVAASANLPALVMLLFWKRTTRQGVISSVIVGMVSSLGWILLSSDTYKQVYGWDPELAWAPFTQPGIVTIPLAFLTLIVVSLLTSPEPPVSDSGLAATGE; this is encoded by the coding sequence ATGATTTACGAGTTTTCCTACACGACGGTTGGCATCTTCTTCGCCTTTGTCCTCGTAACAATTGGCATTAGCTTTTGGATGGGTCGCAAGGCGAACTCGTCGGCTGGCTTTTTTACCGCTCATGGTGAAATTCCGTGGGCAGTGAACGGCATTGCCTTCGCAGGCGACTACCTTTCCGCCGCGTCCTTCCTGGGCATTTGCGGGATGATCGCCGCCTACGGTTACGACGGATTCCTCTATTCGATTGGCTACCTAGCCGGCTGGATCGTCGCCCTATTTGTCATCGCCGAACCGATGAAACGGATGGGCAAGTTTACCTTTGCCGACGCTCTCGATGCTCGCTTCAATTCACCGGGCATCAAACTAGCCGCCGGTATCAGCACGCTTGCTGTCAGCGTTTTTTACTTGATCCCGCAAATGGTTGGTGCAGGGACATTAATCCAACCCCTGATGGGTCTGCCTTACTGGGCCGGAGTTGTCATGGTGGGTGCGGTGGTCATCGTGATCGTGATTACCGCCGGCATGGTTTCCACGACCTGGGTCCAATTTTTGAAGGGATCGCTGCTGGTTATCTTTAGCCTTGTGCTAACGGTCATGGTTCTGCAGCGCGGCCTAAACGTTTCCGATGGGGGGACCGATGGGTACGCCCTTCAGCAACTAGGCCCCTTTGACGCCGAGGCACTTGCGGGCAAAGAGATTGACGGCCGTGCCATCCTCCCGGACGAGGACGGCTGGAAAGAGGAATCCTTAGTCCGACTGCAAGACGCCGACGGCGGGTACACGGTTTACGACAAAATTGCCGAAGAAGGAAAAATACTGCTTCGCGAAGCTCAGTCCGTTTCCAAACGGGATGGGAACACGTTCATTGGCGGCCTGCCCCTTGGCGAGGGCGAAGGGGAACGGGTTCTGCACCCGGTGGGCCACGTCACCAAACTTCCCGATGGACAAACCGAGACCGGACCGCTGGGACCGATCGAATTCTTCAAAACGCTTCAAGACAGCGAAGTCGTCCTCTGGGGCAACCGGGTTGTCCGTCACGCCGATGGAACGACGACCGAAGTCTATTTCCAAAAACCGACTGCAGGAAGCCGAATCATGCGTCCGGGCGAGCACCCAAAATTTGCGGGGATTCGTGGCGAAGCGTCGGATGATTCAGGAAAACTTGTCCGCGACCGAATCAACTTCCTCTCCTTAATGCTGGCTCTCTTCTGCGGCACCGCCTCCCTGCCCCATATCCTGATCCGCTATTACACGGTCAAAGACGGCGCAGCGGCCCGCAAGAGCACGATCGTTGGGATCGCAAGTATCGGGTTCTTCTACGTCCTGACGCTGTATTTAGGACTTGGAGCGATGACCAGCGGTGCGTTGGACGTGCAATCGAACAACATGGCGGCTCCGCTACTTGCCCAGAGCCTCAGCCAATTGCTGTTCGCGATTATCTCGGCGATCGCATTTACAACCGTTCTGGGAACCGTCAGCGGTCTGATCCTGGCCTCCAGCGGTGCCGTCGCTCATGACCTCTTGGGCGGGTACTTGGGATGGAAAATGACCGACCATCAACAAGTTCGAATCGCGAAAATGGCCGCCGTCGTCGTCGGAGCGATCGCGATCGTACTTGGAATTTTGTTCCAAAAAATGAACGTCAGCTATCTGGTCGGCTGGGCCTTTAGTGTGGCCGCAAGTGCCAACTTACCGGCGTTGGTCATGCTGCTGTTCTGGAAACGAACGACTCGCCAGGGAGTGATTTCCAGCGTTATCGTCGGCATGGTCAGCTCGCTGGGCTGGATCCTGCTAAGCAGCGATACCTACAAACAGGTTTACGGATGGGATCCGGAACTTGCCTGGGCCCCGTTCACGCAGCCCGGCATCGTCACGATCCCATTGGCGTTCCTCACGCTGATTGTTGTTTCGCTGCTAACATCGCCCGAGCCCCCCGTTTCCGACTCGGGCTTGGCAGCGACTGGAGAATAA
- a CDS encoding DUF485 domain-containing protein, translated as MSKQEPRQYNQRLGWLLFFIYTAMYLGFMLLCAFAPTAMEWRPLGGLNLAILYGFFLIIAALILALIYGFLCRAEGTEE; from the coding sequence ATGTCGAAACAGGAGCCCCGGCAGTACAACCAGAGACTTGGTTGGCTGTTGTTTTTCATCTACACAGCAATGTATCTAGGTTTCATGCTGTTGTGTGCATTTGCACCCACGGCGATGGAATGGCGTCCTTTGGGGGGCTTAAACCTTGCGATCCTGTATGGTTTTTTCCTGATCATTGCGGCATTGATTTTGGCTTTGATTTATGGCTTCCTCTGTCGTGCAGAAGGAACTGAAGAATGA
- a CDS encoding zinc metallopeptidase, which translates to MFFDPMYFLFVGPFFLLGMYAQWKVKSTFRKMSEEPARMTGFQAARLMLDSAGLQSVQIEPIGGTLSDHYDPSAKVLRLSPEVYGAQSMAAVGVACHEAGHAMQDAERYAPLVIRNAAVPAASFGSNAAMLMFIGGMLTGFTPLLWIGIIAFAAIVFFQVINLPVEFDASARAKRQLVAQGIITDYESQYVSKVLNAAALTYVAGTLQAVATLAYLIFSANRR; encoded by the coding sequence ATGTTTTTCGACCCGATGTACTTCTTGTTTGTGGGGCCATTCTTCCTTCTCGGCATGTACGCCCAGTGGAAGGTCAAATCGACGTTCCGAAAGATGTCCGAAGAGCCAGCTCGGATGACCGGCTTCCAAGCGGCGCGGCTGATGCTCGATTCCGCAGGCCTGCAATCGGTCCAGATCGAACCAATCGGGGGGACTCTGTCAGACCACTACGACCCCAGCGCCAAGGTCCTACGACTGAGCCCAGAAGTTTACGGGGCGCAATCGATGGCAGCCGTCGGAGTCGCCTGCCACGAGGCGGGTCACGCGATGCAGGACGCCGAGCGTTACGCCCCGCTAGTGATCCGAAACGCAGCGGTCCCCGCAGCCAGCTTTGGCTCCAATGCCGCCATGCTAATGTTCATCGGCGGGATGCTCACCGGGTTCACACCACTCCTCTGGATCGGGATCATTGCCTTCGCAGCGATCGTTTTCTTTCAGGTAATTAACCTGCCCGTAGAATTTGACGCCAGCGCCCGCGCGAAACGCCAATTGGTAGCCCAGGGAATCATTACCGATTACGAATCCCAGTACGTTTCCAAGGTCCTAAATGCGGCCGCCCTAACGTATGTCGCTGGCACGCTCCAGGCAGTCGCCACGCTGGCTTACCTGATCTTCAGCGCCAATCGACGGTAG